AACTCTCAATAGGCGATCTTTGCCGCCTCTTTTCCTCCGCCGGTAGGTTGTGGCCCCTTCCCTCCTCCACTAGCCTCGTTAATGTGGGAGTGTTGTGATACCTTGATTTACCGAATTATGACATAATTTCACTGTTTTGAGACTAATTTAAGATATGCCTTCGTTGTTGTTCTTTGCTTCGGGCTTCCAGCGGTGCGTCCAATATTTATGGTGTGTCGTTGATGGGGTCGTGACATCTGCCTGACGTATAATTTTTTCTTAAGCCAGCACATCTCAACGGTGTTATGTGTGGCAATGTCACTGCTTCGCGGGCCTAGATTCATGTTGTCCATTCTGGATAGTGAGGCTAGGTTCGTGAGCTTTTTCGAGGCGATGGCGGCAACAACCCTACGCAGTTGGGTCCTCCGGCCTCACACACTTACGTCCTTCACTTTGGTGTGCTCTCCTAAGGACTACGGGCCTTTGAGGAGGCCGGGCTCTTGATCTGCGACTCTGTTGGTGGTATGGCTTAGCCAAAGCGATGCTCTGCTAGGACTCTACCATGATGACTTCTCATTGACGAACAAACAATGTTAGGCTGACTTCAACATCGTAGTGGCTTGCGATTGTGCACCATTTTTTAGAGGAAGTAGAAGGTCGATTTTCAGGGATTTCAATGCAATTTCTTTATTTGCTAGGGttgtttgtactccctctgtttttatttagtccgcgtattacctttggtcaaagtcaagctttgtaaactttgacaaagtttataaaaaaatatattaatatatacaataacaaatacatatcattagattcattattgaatgtatttACACATCATATAGACTTGTTTTTTTTTGCGGATGAAAGAAGGTTTTATTCAATCAACCAGGAGCAAGTTATTTCTTACAAAGTTCAGGGACTTCACCCGGTCCTGATCCCAACCACACAACAGTGCGTCGTTCCTTCTACCAAAAGCAGCTAAATAGTGGCTGATGCCATTCTGCTCTCCACACACATGAGCTAGCTTGATGGCTCTACCTCCCCTCATGAGTCTGTTGATTTGCTCAACTAGCATAGCATGACGAGATCTGTCTCCGTCCGACGTCTTGATCAtattaaggggctgtttggttatAGGCCTAACCATGCCACACTTTACCATACAATGTTACCATACTTGCCTAatgttagttcttcaaaatgagagcaacaagttggcaagcctaagggaatcttgccatattttttgagtgtatgtaatgtgggaccctaatgtggcttgcctaagatgtggcttgaaccaaacacccacctaagttTATCAAGCTTGCCTAACCTTAGATgtggcaaccttaggcaaacttagtctcaaaccaaacagcccctaaatgCCACAAGACAGTCCGTCTCGATTTTGATGGGGACTGCGACCATTGCAGTGCAAGGTTGAGGCCCTCCATGCATGCGTGTAGCTCAGCTTCCAAAGGTTCAGCACACGTCCTCAACTCCCTGCAGGATGAAAATATGATCTCGCCAGAGCTGTCCCGTAGGATCATTCCTGCCCCGGCCGGCCGTTCCGGTGCTCGCGCAGTAGGAACCGTCCACGTTCAGCTTGTTACggtaaatgtttatattgttttctataaacttggtcaaactttacgaagtttgacttccgTCAAATCTAATATGAAGAGTAAATAAAAGTGGAGGGAGTATTGCTGATCTGGTTAATAGATCTAAATCTTTTTTTTGTCCAAAAGAAAATGATTTTTGAGACAAAATATTAAGACGATCCACTCTGAAGGTATTCATCGCCGGCGCAAGAGTACCGAGCGGCAAAATCCAACTGAAGGCGGTACACTATATCCCTGAAGGCGGTACAGCATCACCAATGGACCGAAAATCTTACAGATGGTGCTCTCAGAATCTCCAACTTGATAATCACACCAGAAACCTTCAGCCATGCACGTAAGGACACGAACAATTATTATTAACCAAGTCGCGAAGAGCGTGAGCGGGCGGCTAGCGCCGGCCCCCCACGTAAGTTGTTGTGGCGGTACTGAACTTTAAATACCGGCAGCCCCGCCAGTCTGTATGGCTAGCACCGTCAACAGCAACAATATTCTAGTATAAAGCTAAAGGGTTGCGCGTTGCCCGCTTCCTGATTCTTGCACACTAATTCTGTTACCATCCACGCTTAATTATATGCGACCAACCGTAAAATGCCACCGCTTGAAACTTATTCCCGCAAAATCCTGCGAATTCCAGTAAACAATCGCCGACACCCGACAGCACAGCCAGCTTCCGAGGGTTCTGCGCTAGTCTCATGGAGTAAAATGCGtaaaaagatgaagaagaagaaactGTAGGTATTTTGCAAATTTCAGCAAGACATAGTACTACAGAACTTGTAGCATACACGCTAGATAGTGCACTTCACGCCTTCTGCGCGGCGAAACCAAGGGGCAAATGGCGTGACAAGCTAGTAGCGTCCGCGCCGCGCCAGTGGACCGATGGGTGGGCGGTCAGGCCACCGTGGCCGTGGCCGGGGCCGGCAGCGAGGCGGGGCCGACCACCAGCGAGGCGTCGCCGGAGAGAGGGATGACGCCGCCGCGGGCCAGGATGGACCGGTACATCTCCACCAGCACCTTCTCGTCGTACTCCTTGAGCGGCCGCGGCCGCGCGAAGGGCTCGGGGGCGGCGCAGAACGGGGCGGAGCCGTACCCCACGGCGGCGGAGGACGCGAGCCGGAGCATCGCGTTCACGTACGCGTCCCGGAGCCGCGCCAGCAGCCGCCGCGGCGAGAGCGCGCGCAggacccgccgcccgaggccgcggcGACGCacgcgccacccgcgccgccggcccgcggtcgccgccgcccccgccccgccccCGGCGCCGAGCTCGGCCGTGGCGAGGGCCGGGCGGcgctgcgcggcggccgcgtccaGG
This DNA window, taken from Triticum aestivum cultivar Chinese Spring chromosome 1D, IWGSC CS RefSeq v2.1, whole genome shotgun sequence, encodes the following:
- the LOC123181752 gene encoding uncharacterized protein encodes the protein MAGASATSTRKGGIKAYWKHRGYDRLDAAAAQRRPALATAELGAGGGAGAAATAGRRRGWRVRRRGLGRRVLRALSPRRLLARLRDAYVNAMLRLASSAAVGYGSAPFCAAPEPFARPRPLKEYDEKVLVEMYRSILARGGVIPLSGDASLVVGPASLPAPATATVA